One Spirochaetota bacterium DNA window includes the following coding sequences:
- a CDS encoding Gfo/Idh/MocA family oxidoreductase, protein MAKVNVGVIGLGFIGPAHMEALRRTGIVNVVAFSDNNPDVAKKSADQLGVDKYYIDYKELLKDPNIQAVHVCTPNFLHYPMVKDALLAGKHVICEKPLATTAKEAKELVELAEKQKVQNAVNFNLRFYPIVREVKTMAAKGDLGRIYAIHGSYLQDWLYYETDYNWRLEPAMSGESRAIADIGSHWMDMIENISGVKIEAVFADLLTVHEKRKKPTKPVETYSGKMLKPEDYIDVPITTEDYATVLFKFNNGSRGVLTVSQVSAGRKNRLYFEIDGSKKAVSYDSERPNELWIGNRDKANEHLLKDPSLLSPEARGIVSYPGGHNEGFPDTFKQMYKEYYGRILAGGTGPVNYATFKDGLRELELCDKIIESAKNEKWVKV, encoded by the coding sequence ATGGCAAAAGTGAATGTAGGTGTCATCGGCTTGGGCTTCATCGGGCCGGCGCATATGGAAGCGCTTCGGCGTACCGGCATCGTGAACGTCGTGGCGTTCTCGGACAATAATCCCGATGTAGCGAAGAAAAGCGCCGATCAGCTCGGTGTGGACAAGTACTACATCGATTACAAGGAGCTCCTGAAGGACCCGAACATTCAGGCGGTGCATGTATGCACGCCGAATTTCCTTCACTACCCGATGGTCAAGGATGCCCTCCTCGCAGGCAAGCATGTTATCTGCGAGAAGCCGCTTGCGACCACCGCGAAGGAAGCAAAGGAACTCGTGGAGCTCGCTGAAAAGCAGAAAGTACAGAACGCGGTGAATTTCAATCTGCGTTTCTACCCCATCGTCCGCGAAGTGAAAACGATGGCGGCGAAGGGGGATCTTGGGCGTATCTATGCGATACACGGTTCGTATCTCCAGGACTGGCTCTACTACGAGACCGATTACAACTGGCGTCTTGAACCGGCGATGTCCGGCGAATCGCGGGCGATAGCGGATATCGGATCGCATTGGATGGACATGATAGAGAACATCTCCGGCGTGAAGATCGAGGCGGTGTTCGCGGATCTCCTCACCGTGCACGAGAAGCGCAAGAAACCGACAAAACCGGTGGAGACGTATTCGGGCAAGATGCTGAAGCCCGAGGATTATATCGACGTTCCCATCACGACCGAGGATTATGCGACGGTGCTCTTCAAGTTCAACAATGGATCGCGCGGCGTACTCACGGTCAGTCAGGTCTCCGCGGGGCGGAAGAACCGCCTGTACTTCGAGATAGACGGTTCGAAAAAAGCCGTATCGTACGATTCCGAGCGGCCCAATGAGCTCTGGATCGGCAATCGCGACAAGGCGAACGAACATCTTCTGAAAGACCCCTCGCTTCTCTCACCGGAAGCACGCGGCATCGTGAGCTATCCGGGCGGCCACAATGAAGGCTTCCCCGATACGTTCAAGCAGATGTACAAGGAGTACTACGGGCGCATCCTTGCCGGCGGCACAGGCCCTGTCAATTATGCG
- a CDS encoding alpha-L-fucosidase encodes MSISPVAPFGALPSARQLAWHRLEYYGFVHFTTNTFTDLEWGYGDEKPLIFDPSACSPKQWARAAHEAGMKGLILTCKHHDGFCLWPSKFTEHSVKASPYKNGKGDIVREFFDACAEYGLKTGVYLSPWDRNHPDYAKPEYITYYRNQLRELLTNYGDVFEVWFDGANGGDGYYGGAREKRFIDKEHYYDWANTHALVRGLAPNAVMFSDAGPDIRWVGNESGFAAETMWCTMNMEGRYPGYHPEGYNPFNDLGYGHENGTTWLPPEVDVSIRPGWFWHERQNAEVRSVANLLAMYYESVGRGATLLLNIPPDRRGLFHEIDVERLAGFRAARDAVFKTDVVLGAALTAKNVRGNDRRFAVKNLIDGNDGTYWATDDGVTASSIDIVFPSPTTVNNLLIQEYIALGQRVTSWKLEAETASGFTPVTQGTTIGYKRLARFSDITARRFRVRIEAKAPIVLSRIGLFHAPVFLEDPLIARDRNGAVSISAGSAARVRYTLNGRTPDAASPIFEKPVSLSEGGLVRAAVFPADNPGAMSLGKATTLEKRFGYAKKDWRVVRASSAETQYDNKAENAIDDDPKTIWHTKWSGGTPLPPPHEIIIDLGKPLAIGAFGYLPRQDGHGGALAEIYLFGVSDDGVSWKKAAGGRFDNIVNNPVLQVVPLKKPLSARYIKFTVVTSAGDHASACAAEIDVFPPERQASAKTPEKERKAAVTAHAGKKRASASPKKKGVRRTAAKERATQKKRKSIRQKPVHKKARRK; translated from the coding sequence ATGAGCATTTCACCTGTAGCGCCGTTCGGCGCTCTTCCGTCCGCACGTCAGCTCGCATGGCATAGGCTCGAGTATTACGGTTTCGTCCACTTCACCACGAACACGTTCACCGATCTTGAATGGGGCTACGGCGATGAGAAGCCGTTGATATTCGACCCGAGCGCATGCTCCCCGAAACAGTGGGCGCGCGCCGCACACGAAGCGGGGATGAAAGGGCTCATACTCACCTGCAAGCATCATGACGGGTTCTGCCTCTGGCCGAGCAAATTCACCGAGCACTCCGTGAAGGCAAGCCCTTACAAGAACGGCAAGGGCGATATCGTCCGTGAATTCTTCGACGCCTGCGCTGAGTACGGACTTAAGACCGGCGTTTATCTCTCGCCGTGGGACAGGAATCATCCCGATTACGCGAAGCCGGAATACATCACCTATTACCGAAATCAGCTCCGCGAACTTCTCACCAATTACGGCGATGTGTTCGAAGTGTGGTTCGACGGTGCCAACGGCGGCGACGGCTACTACGGCGGTGCACGGGAGAAACGCTTCATCGACAAGGAACATTACTACGACTGGGCGAACACGCATGCGCTCGTACGCGGCCTTGCGCCGAACGCCGTCATGTTCAGCGATGCCGGCCCCGATATTCGCTGGGTCGGCAATGAATCCGGTTTCGCCGCTGAAACGATGTGGTGCACGATGAACATGGAAGGGCGATATCCGGGATATCATCCGGAAGGATATAACCCGTTCAACGATCTCGGTTACGGCCACGAGAACGGTACAACATGGCTCCCGCCGGAAGTCGATGTCTCGATACGCCCCGGCTGGTTCTGGCATGAGCGCCAGAATGCAGAGGTGCGATCGGTGGCGAATCTTCTCGCCATGTACTACGAATCCGTGGGCCGCGGCGCGACGCTTCTGCTCAATATCCCGCCCGACCGCCGCGGGCTTTTCCATGAGATCGATGTTGAACGCCTTGCCGGTTTCCGCGCTGCACGCGACGCTGTGTTCAAGACCGATGTTGTCCTCGGGGCAGCGCTCACGGCAAAGAACGTACGCGGCAATGACAGGCGATTCGCGGTAAAGAATCTCATCGACGGCAATGACGGGACCTATTGGGCGACCGACGACGGCGTTACGGCATCATCGATCGATATCGTGTTCCCCTCGCCGACGACGGTGAACAATCTGCTCATCCAGGAATATATCGCGCTCGGTCAGCGTGTGACCTCGTGGAAGCTCGAAGCGGAGACCGCATCCGGCTTTACACCCGTGACACAGGGAACGACGATAGGGTACAAACGCCTCGCGCGCTTCAGCGATATCACTGCGCGCCGTTTCCGTGTGCGCATCGAAGCGAAAGCGCCGATAGTGCTTTCCCGCATCGGCTTGTTTCATGCGCCGGTATTCCTTGAGGACCCGCTCATTGCTCGCGACAGGAACGGTGCCGTGAGCATCAGCGCGGGGAGTGCCGCACGCGTCCGCTATACGCTCAACGGGAGAACGCCGGACGCAGCATCGCCGATATTTGAAAAACCCGTCTCTCTTTCCGAAGGAGGGCTCGTACGCGCCGCCGTGTTCCCGGCTGATAATCCCGGCGCGATGTCGCTCGGCAAGGCGACGACGCTCGAGAAGCGCTTCGGGTATGCGAAAAAGGATTGGCGCGTCGTGCGGGCAAGCAGCGCGGAGACGCAGTATGACAATAAGGCGGAGAACGCCATCGACGATGATCCGAAAACGATATGGCATACGAAATGGAGCGGCGGAACGCCGCTACCGCCCCCGCATGAGATCATCATCGATCTCGGGAAGCCCCTTGCCATCGGCGCATTCGGTTATCTCCCGCGGCAGGACGGGCACGGCGGTGCGCTCGCAGAGATATATCTTTTCGGCGTGAGCGATGACGGCGTTTCATGGAAAAAAGCGGCGGGCGGGCGATTCGACAATATCGTGAACAATCCTGTTCTGCAGGTCGTGCCGCTGAAAAAGCCGCTGTCGGCGCGCTATATCAAGTTCACCGTAGTGACATCCGCAGGGGATCATGCCTCCGCATGCGCGGCAGAGATCGATGTGTTCCCGCCGGAACGGCAGGCGTCCGCGAAAACACCGGAGAAGGAACGAAAAGCGGCCGTCACGGCACATGCGGGAAAAAAGCGCGCATCCGCTTCACCCAAAAAGAAGGGTGTACGCCGCACGGCAGCAAAGGAACGAGCGACACAGAAAAAGCGAAAAAGCATACGGCAAAAGCCGGTGCATAAAAAAGCCAGGAGGAAATAA
- a CDS encoding Gfo/Idh/MocA family oxidoreductase, translating into MSKTIKIGIISAGQISKNHAEGYKKAGAEVVAICDPVEAARTTRAKEYSIPNAYETAEELIKKHPEIDAVSVCSPNSFHAKFVIMALEAGKHVMTEKPMAMNVEEAEAMVAAAKKAKKILMCGHNQRFTPEAQKVNDLREDGTLGKVYHAKCAWIRRRGIPGLGRWFTTKALSGGGPLIDIGIHVIDRTWYMMGKPKPIAVSGMTYNVFGKDIKKYVCTGMWAGPRDPKGIMDVEDFASAFVRFDNGASMTIEVSWAANRVDENSWSLIMGDKNGALVNNDGISLYGERGSALATEKIDFDKSEYKDRHGHFIDCVQNGVTCTCPGEDGLAIQKVLNGIYQSSEKNAEVKI; encoded by the coding sequence ATGAGCAAAACCATAAAAATCGGCATTATCAGCGCAGGACAGATATCGAAGAACCACGCTGAAGGATATAAGAAAGCTGGCGCTGAGGTCGTGGCGATATGCGATCCGGTGGAAGCGGCTCGCACGACGCGTGCAAAAGAATACAGCATCCCGAACGCGTATGAGACCGCAGAAGAGCTTATCAAGAAGCATCCGGAGATCGATGCGGTGTCCGTATGCTCACCCAATTCGTTCCACGCGAAATTTGTCATCATGGCGCTTGAAGCGGGAAAACATGTCATGACCGAAAAGCCCATGGCGATGAACGTCGAGGAAGCGGAGGCGATGGTCGCCGCTGCGAAGAAGGCGAAGAAGATACTCATGTGCGGGCACAATCAGCGATTCACGCCCGAAGCGCAGAAGGTCAATGATCTCCGCGAGGACGGCACGCTCGGGAAAGTATATCACGCGAAATGTGCATGGATACGCCGCCGCGGCATACCCGGGCTCGGACGCTGGTTCACAACGAAAGCACTTTCCGGCGGCGGACCGCTCATCGATATCGGCATTCACGTCATCGACCGTACGTGGTATATGATGGGAAAGCCCAAGCCCATCGCGGTATCCGGCATGACATATAATGTGTTCGGCAAGGACATCAAGAAATATGTGTGCACCGGCATGTGGGCAGGCCCGCGCGACCCCAAAGGCATCATGGATGTAGAAGATTTCGCAAGCGCGTTCGTGCGCTTCGATAACGGCGCTTCCATGACAATAGAAGTGTCGTGGGCCGCGAACCGTGTCGATGAGAATTCGTGGTCGCTTATCATGGGCGATAAGAACGGCGCGCTTGTCAACAATGACGGCATATCGCTTTACGGCGAACGCGGCAGCGCACTTGCTACCGAAAAGATCGATTTCGACAAGTCAGAATACAAGGACCGCCACGGCCATTTCATCGACTGCGTGCAGAACGGCGTTACCTGTACCTGCCCCGGCGAGGACGGACTTGCGATACAGAAGGTGCTTAACGGCATTTATCAGTCGTCGGAGAAGAACGCGGAAGTGAAAATATAA
- a CDS encoding TIM barrel protein, protein MAEIKPISVQLYSLREEAKVNPIAVIERLGKIGYKGVEPAGFYDLGPAKLRKVVEDNGMVVSSSHGPWVRELTNVQEAVDTAGILGLDCACTGFGQDQFKTLDEIKKTAEKLNAIADALEKHKIKLFIHNHWWEYVVVDGKLAYDHFAALAPKIWFEIDAYWASNFQANDPAKETAKLKKRTIFLHIKDGPLEKDKAMLALGTGKLNIPPIIQAADPAVLRWVIVELDRCDTDMFTAIEQSYTYLTKNKLAAGNK, encoded by the coding sequence ATGGCTGAAATAAAACCGATTTCGGTGCAGCTCTATTCGCTGCGCGAGGAAGCGAAAGTGAACCCCATTGCCGTCATCGAGCGGCTCGGGAAGATCGGCTACAAGGGAGTGGAGCCCGCGGGCTTCTATGACCTTGGGCCGGCGAAATTGAGGAAGGTCGTCGAGGACAACGGCATGGTCGTGTCATCGAGCCACGGACCGTGGGTGCGGGAACTGACGAACGTTCAGGAAGCCGTCGACACGGCCGGCATTCTCGGGCTTGACTGCGCCTGCACCGGCTTCGGGCAGGACCAGTTCAAGACGCTCGACGAGATAAAGAAGACGGCGGAAAAGCTCAATGCCATCGCCGATGCGCTTGAGAAGCACAAGATAAAGCTCTTCATCCATAATCACTGGTGGGAATATGTCGTCGTCGACGGCAAGCTCGCCTATGATCATTTCGCCGCGCTCGCACCGAAAATATGGTTCGAGATCGATGCGTACTGGGCGAGCAATTTCCAGGCGAACGACCCTGCGAAGGAAACGGCGAAGCTCAAGAAGCGGACGATATTCCTCCATATCAAGGACGGCCCGCTCGAGAAGGATAAAGCGATGCTTGCGCTCGGTACGGGCAAACTGAACATCCCGCCGATAATACAAGCCGCCGATCCTGCGGTGCTTCGCTGGGTCATCGTGGAGCTTGACCGCTGTGATACGGACATGTTCACCGCGATAGAACAGAGCTACACGTACCTGACGAAGAACAAGCTTGCGGCAGGAAATAAATAA